One genomic region from Terriglobales bacterium encodes:
- the alaC gene encoding alanine transaminase, whose amino-acid sequence MTEFTRISRLPPYVFNVIGELKAAARKHGEDVIDFSMGNPDGPTPPHIVAKLVEAAKRPGTQRYSVSKGIPRLRRAICEWYRRRYQVELDPETEAIVTIGSKEGIAHLCLAVLDRGDAVLVPNPSYPIHIYGPVIAGAGIRSIPMRTGVDFIAELEQAIRLMSPRPKLLILNFPSNPTTHCVDLAFFERIVALCKEYGVFVVHDLAYADIVFDGYCAPSILQVPGAREIAVEFFTLSKSYNMPGWRVGFMVGNAKLVAALARLKSYFDYGTFTPIQVAAIAALDGPQECVKDICETYLKRRDCLVDGLAKLKWQVERPKATMFVWAPIPESYRKLGSIEFSKKLLTEAQIAVSPGIGFGELGDDSVRFALIENEERTRQALRGVKKMFKKGGVGG is encoded by the coding sequence ATGACCGAATTCACGAGAATCAGCCGGCTCCCGCCCTACGTCTTTAACGTAATCGGCGAGCTGAAGGCGGCCGCGCGCAAGCATGGCGAAGATGTGATCGACTTCAGCATGGGTAATCCCGATGGCCCCACGCCGCCGCACATCGTCGCCAAGCTGGTGGAGGCGGCGAAACGTCCAGGCACGCAACGCTATTCGGTTTCAAAGGGAATTCCACGCCTGCGGCGCGCGATCTGCGAGTGGTATCGCCGGCGCTATCAAGTAGAACTCGATCCCGAAACCGAAGCGATCGTCACCATCGGTTCCAAAGAGGGAATCGCGCATCTGTGCCTCGCCGTGCTCGACCGCGGTGATGCTGTGCTGGTGCCGAATCCCAGCTATCCGATTCATATCTATGGACCGGTTATTGCCGGAGCCGGCATTCGATCCATCCCAATGCGGACCGGCGTGGACTTCATTGCCGAACTTGAGCAGGCCATACGGCTGATGTCTCCGCGCCCCAAGCTCCTGATCCTGAACTTTCCTTCCAATCCCACAACCCATTGCGTCGATTTGGCGTTTTTCGAGCGCATCGTCGCGCTCTGTAAAGAGTACGGCGTCTTCGTGGTCCACGACCTCGCCTACGCCGATATCGTCTTCGACGGTTACTGCGCGCCGTCGATTCTGCAAGTGCCCGGCGCCCGCGAAATCGCCGTGGAATTCTTTACTCTGTCCAAGAGCTACAACATGCCCGGCTGGCGCGTGGGATTCATGGTCGGCAATGCAAAGCTCGTCGCAGCACTCGCCCGCCTGAAAAGCTACTTCGACTACGGGACGTTTACGCCGATTCAGGTCGCGGCCATCGCCGCACTCGATGGTCCACAGGAGTGCGTGAAGGATATCTGCGAGACCTATCTCAAGCGACGCGACTGTCTCGTCGATGGCCTGGCGAAGTTGAAATGGCAGGTTGAGCGACCGAAAGCCACAATGTTTGTGTGGGCTCCAATTCCTGAAAGCTATCGCAAGTTAGGATCGATCGAGTTCTCAAAAAAACTGCTGACCGAAGCGCAGATAGCAGTGAGTCCAGGCATCGGCTTCGGCGAATTGGGTGACGACTCGGTGCGTTTTGCTCTCATCGAGAACGAAGAACGGACGCGCCAGGCGCTGCGTGGGGTGAAGAAGATGTTCAAGAAGGGTGGGGTCGGTGGTTGA
- a CDS encoding type II toxin-antitoxin system RelE/ParE family toxin, whose translation MAWEVEFTNAFELWWGSLSEDQQEEINAKVLLLEERGPILPRPHSDLISTSRHSNMKELRGSVNEAQLRVLYAFDPRRTAILLIGGDKTGNPNWYEQFVPIADDLFDRHLRQIEKERQTKRIRRGKKV comes from the coding sequence ATGGCATGGGAGGTGGAATTCACCAATGCATTCGAGCTTTGGTGGGGCAGCCTCAGTGAAGATCAGCAGGAGGAAATCAACGCCAAAGTCTTACTCTTGGAAGAGCGGGGTCCGATTCTTCCACGCCCGCATTCGGACCTAATCAGCACTTCCAGACACTCGAACATGAAGGAACTTCGCGGGAGCGTGAATGAAGCTCAGCTTCGAGTCCTGTACGCCTTCGATCCGCGTAGAACCGCAATTTTGCTTATTGGAGGCGACAAGACGGGAAACCCAAACTGGTATGAACAATTTGTTCCCATTGCCGACGATCTATTCGATCGGCATTTGAGGCAAATAGAGAAAGAAAGACAAACCAAGAGGATTCGTCGTGGCAAAAAAGTTTAG
- a CDS encoding XRE family transcriptional regulator — MAKKFSTLRFKMSPASRARSEQRADRYRAEMALDELREARQLTQNALAEILNVNQSAISKLERRTDMYVSTLRHIVKGMGGELKIEAVFPDGRVVIKKFRSVSKPARRVRRAAG; from the coding sequence GTGGCAAAAAAGTTTAGTACGTTACGATTCAAGATGTCTCCGGCGTCGCGGGCTCGGTCGGAGCAGCGAGCCGATCGGTATCGTGCTGAGATGGCTCTGGACGAGTTGAGGGAAGCTCGCCAGTTGACACAGAACGCCCTGGCCGAGATTCTCAACGTGAATCAGTCAGCCATATCGAAGCTTGAACGCCGGACTGACATGTACGTCAGCACTCTGCGACACATTGTGAAGGGCATGGGTGGCGAGCTGAAGATAGAGGCCGTTTTCCCCGATGGCAGAGTCGTCATCAAGAAGTTTCGAAGTGTCAGCAAACCAGCGCGACGCGTGCGCAGGGCGGCTGGTTAA
- a CDS encoding glutamate-5-semialdehyde dehydrogenase, with protein sequence MSAIVQDAIAAKAASRLLAVLDSATRNDALYRMASSLEQSSDALLTVNREDVEEARAQSLSSSSLTRMTLTTEKVQQMAVGLRAVAALEDPVGKVLLRSELDEGLELEKITTPFGVIAAIVEARPDAVTQLCALALKSGNALMIKAGTEISRTTRAILAAFAKALESTRIPPHAFTNVEGREATHELLALQDYVDLVVPRGSSDLVRFVAANTRIPVIGHADGVCHIYVETSASREMAISLILDAKTQAPATCNAVETVLVDRVIASEFLPVLFEKLRTAGVKVRGCAVTRAVCGQAVELVEETEWHTEYADLTLAIRVVPGMEAAIGHIETFGSHHTDCIVTEDDRLASRFLRSVDSAGVFHNVSTRFADGYRYGFGAEVGIATGKLHARGPVGLEGLVTYKYVLAGNGQCVGQYVGANARRFKHSDGRSEMA encoded by the coding sequence ATGTCTGCCATCGTGCAAGATGCAATCGCAGCGAAAGCAGCTTCCCGGCTGCTGGCGGTGCTTGATTCAGCCACCAGGAACGACGCTCTGTACCGGATGGCTAGCTCGCTTGAGCAATCTTCCGACGCGCTCCTCACGGTGAACCGCGAAGACGTGGAAGAAGCTCGAGCGCAGTCTCTGTCCTCTTCCTCCTTAACTCGCATGACTTTAACCACCGAAAAGGTGCAACAAATGGCGGTTGGCCTCAGAGCAGTCGCCGCGCTGGAAGATCCGGTCGGAAAGGTTCTGCTTCGCTCTGAGCTAGACGAAGGCCTCGAACTCGAAAAGATCACGACTCCCTTCGGAGTGATCGCAGCTATTGTCGAGGCTCGGCCCGATGCCGTTACACAGCTCTGCGCGCTGGCTTTGAAGTCAGGCAACGCGCTCATGATCAAGGCCGGCACCGAGATCAGCCGCACAACGCGCGCAATTCTCGCTGCATTCGCGAAGGCACTCGAGTCAACACGCATTCCGCCGCACGCATTCACGAATGTCGAAGGACGAGAGGCAACCCATGAACTTCTCGCTCTGCAGGATTACGTGGACCTGGTTGTGCCTCGCGGCAGTTCCGATCTGGTTCGATTTGTCGCCGCCAACACCCGGATTCCAGTGATTGGCCATGCGGACGGTGTCTGCCACATCTACGTAGAGACCTCCGCGAGTCGGGAGATGGCGATTTCCCTGATTCTCGACGCCAAGACTCAGGCTCCAGCCACCTGTAACGCAGTGGAAACAGTTCTCGTGGACCGGGTGATCGCAAGTGAATTCCTGCCGGTGTTGTTCGAAAAGCTGCGAACGGCTGGAGTGAAAGTGCGGGGTTGCGCGGTCACACGCGCGGTGTGCGGGCAAGCAGTCGAATTAGTTGAGGAAACCGAATGGCACACGGAATACGCAGATCTGACGCTCGCGATTCGCGTTGTGCCCGGCATGGAGGCAGCGATCGGACATATAGAAACCTTTGGCTCACACCACACCGACTGCATTGTGACCGAAGACGACAGACTCGCAAGCCGATTTCTGCGCAGTGTAGATTCAGCGGGAGTGTTTCACAACGTTTCCACCAGATTTGCAGATGGATATCGCTATGGTTTCGGCGCCGAAGTGGGAATCGCGACCGGGAAGCTACACGCGCGTGGACCCGTGGGACTGGAGGGACTGGTGACGTACAAGTACGTGTTGGCGGGGAATGGCCAGTGTGTTGGTCAGTACGTTGGTGCCAATGCGCGTCGGTTCAAGCATTCAGATGGAAGAAGTGAGATGGCGTAG
- a CDS encoding response regulator transcription factor produces the protein MRTAFVADVPRKAALAEEDAPLMVAISASSASLRARIEALARRAGARVSAERESYDVLLITLDPSTPLPSSPAPSLLTPAAGNVCVIWIGKAPPRGTVSHLLRSGVAGVVSLDIAPARLQSALRAVRAGLQVIDPAFTREESGSSFVGTSSPEELTEREQEVLTMLAEGLSNKEISSRLHISTHTVKFHISSILGKLGASSRTEAVSIGIRSGRVTI, from the coding sequence ATGCGGACGGCTTTTGTAGCAGATGTGCCGCGCAAAGCAGCGTTGGCGGAGGAGGATGCGCCACTCATGGTGGCGATTAGCGCCAGTTCTGCGTCACTGCGTGCACGAATTGAGGCGCTTGCGCGTCGCGCTGGAGCACGGGTAAGCGCCGAGAGAGAGTCCTACGATGTCCTCCTGATCACGCTAGACCCTTCAACTCCGCTGCCGTCATCGCCAGCGCCAAGCTTGCTGACCCCAGCCGCGGGGAACGTGTGCGTGATCTGGATCGGCAAGGCTCCCCCACGCGGCACCGTCTCTCACTTGTTGCGCTCCGGGGTGGCGGGAGTGGTATCGCTTGACATAGCCCCCGCTCGTCTTCAATCTGCCTTGCGAGCTGTTCGTGCTGGGTTGCAGGTGATCGACCCGGCCTTTACACGCGAGGAATCTGGATCGTCGTTTGTCGGAACGTCCTCTCCCGAAGAACTCACAGAACGCGAGCAGGAAGTGCTGACAATGCTGGCCGAAGGACTGTCGAATAAGGAGATCTCATCGCGGCTGCACATTTCAACGCACACGGTGAAGTTTCACATTAGCTCTATTCTGGGAAAGCTCGGAGCCTCGTCGCGTACCGAGGCGGTGAGTATTGGGATTCGTAGTGGGCGGGTGACGATTTAG